The DNA segment GGCTCAAGCCGCTGGTCTTCGTGCCCTACGCCGCCGTGATCTTCGCGGGCGGCGTGATCGCGGGCTGGTCGCCCTGGGCGCGCCTGCCGTGGCCGTACATGGTCGCTGCCGACACGCGCTCGGTCGAGCCGCAGGGCCTGGCTGCCGCCGAGTGGGCGCGCGATTACCTGGGGCCGGATAATCGCATTGCCGCCGATCGGATCAACATGACGCTGCTGGGCACGTACGGCGAGCAGCGCATGATCAACGATCTGATCGATAAGGTTTCGATCTCCGGCATCTTCCTCACGCCCCGGATCGGCCCCAACGAGCGCACGGTGATCCGCAACGGTCGTATTCAGTATATCGCCGTGGACGAGCGCACCACCAGAGCACGACCGCTGGACGGGCACTACTACGAGGGCTGGGAGCAGATGGTCGTGCCGTTCAAAGCGCCGGTCGATCGCGCGGTGCTGGAAAAATTCGCGCATATGCCCAACGTCAGCCGCCTCTTCGACAGCGGCGATCTAAAGTTTTATGACATCGGAGCGCTGGCAGATGAGCCGTAAGGTCGCCGATCTGCTGATCGTGGGCCTGCTCGCCGCGCTGGCGCTGCTGGGCGGCGAGGGCGGGGCGCTGCGGGCGCTGCTTGGCCTGCTGCTGGTGCTGGTGCTGCCGGGCTACGCGCTTACGGCGGCGCTCTTTCCCGATCGCGCGCTGCCGCGCACCGACCGCATGCTGTTTACGGTCGGGTTTAGCCTGGGCGTGACGATCCTGGGCGGCTTCGGGCTGAACTGGACGCCCTGGGGCTTGCAGCGCGTCTCATGGACGATTCTGCTGAGCTACATCACGCTCGGCGGCTGCCTGGTCGCGCTGATCCGCCGCCCTGCGCTGCCGCTCTCGGCGCGGCGCACGACGTTTGGGCTGAGCGTCGGGCAGGGATTGCTCTTTGTGCTGGCGGCACTGGCGATCATCGGCGCGCTGGTGATCGCCCGCAGCGAGGCCGCGCAGCATCCCGCGCCCAATGTGGTCCAGCTCTGGATTCTGCCCGCAGAGCAGACGCAGGGCGTGCGGCTGGGGGTGATCACGAAAGGTCCGCAGGCGGGCCGCTATCGCCTGGTCGTGCAGCGCGGCGGCTATATCATCCGCG comes from the Herpetosiphonaceae bacterium genome and includes:
- a CDS encoding DUF1616 domain-containing protein; this encodes MSRKVADLLIVGLLAALALLGGEGGALRALLGLLLVLVLPGYALTAALFPDRALPRTDRMLFTVGFSLGVTILGGFGLNWTPWGLQRVSWTILLSYITLGGCLVALIRRPALPLSARRTTFGLSVGQGLLFVLAALAIIGALVIARSEAAQHPAPNVVQLWILPAEQTQGVRLGVITKGPQAGRYRLVVQRGGYIIREWPDLALAANERWEATVDLPQRQPGAGPVEARLYRATEPSAVYRRVMLWVDQR